Within Vicia villosa cultivar HV-30 ecotype Madison, WI linkage group LG1, Vvil1.0, whole genome shotgun sequence, the genomic segment GCTAGCCTGACAGTTAAACATTAAACAATATAGTCATCAATCACTATAGAAGAGCTATCAATTTTCGTATAGAAACTCAAGCATCCAAAGCAAGCTAGAACATATAAACACACACATGCACGCCCACTTCATATTTTAGGCCGTGTGTGCATAAATAACTTAATCAATAAGTTATAAAGTCAAACTACTTCTACTTAAATTATAAGCCGTTTTCATAAGCTATCCTAAAGAGTTTCCAGCAATAAGCATAAACACAAGAGGTTACCTTACCATAAGCTCTACCAAATGCTTATGCCAACAGATAAACTCAAAGAAGTTAATCCAAACTGGCCCTAAATATCTCAAatacatgaagaagaagaagaaaaaataccTTTGGCTTCATCCCTACAATTTCATCCGGAAGACTCAAGCACTGATTCAGATCAAGAGAACCAACTACTATCCTGTCTTCTCCAAAAGTAGAAAACTACACAAAAGTAACTAAAACACAATCAATTTTCTTaagaaacaataaacaacaaacaaATCTACATTACACAACACATTGAAACCATATGCATTGAATGAATCCAGGAAATAAACAAACCTTACATGAAGAACATAAATCATCATAGATGCCTGATATATGAGACACAGGAAGAGAAGCATTTATGCAAGAGACTCTTCTAAAACCAATCCTCTTCCCTGAAATCCGCTCTTTCAATGCTTCAAACTCACGCTCAGTCAAGTATTTCGCATGATCCTAACACAACTTGACAAACACGAAAAACGCTTCGTATAAACTATAAAGTTCACTCCTTTAtcacaattcaaacacacacttTTGAAATTCAAAGCTAAAAACAATGAATCTAGCTGAAATTGAAAATTTGTCACttcaaatttgaataaaaaagaaGAATTGGAGTGGAAAACTAACTCACTTGGACTCCATATGTATCGGGACGGAATTCATTGAAGGAACGGATACGGAGGGAGGAAGCTGCCCAGAGTTCATCATCGTAGAAAGATTCGGCGATGGTGATCAAGGATGTGTCGATTTTTTGGGTGCAAACGTTTGTAGAAGAAGATGAGGATTGGATTTGAGGTTTGAAGTTGGAGATGGTGTTGTGATTTGAGAATGTTGATGCGGAATTTGGAAAGGCGGAAGAAGGAGAAGAGTGAATTGGAGGGAAGGAACAGAGCGAAGAAATGAGAGTCATTTTTTGTTAGGTGTGTTGTTGTATTTTTCGTGGCTGCATCTGATTCTTGTTCTTGTTTTTTgataagtcttttgtttttgCTCTTCTCTataatcaaattttgtttttaattcatCCATGTATCTAATTTATATATGGATcagatatataataattattcaataaataaataaattaattaattttcatcACTTAAGTTagctaattttttattttcctcactgtaaaaaataatttatggTCTAAATCCATATATTTCACGTTTGTGTTTGTCGCAGGAAAATCCGTAAGAAACCTTCAGATTTTTCTGCGGATTTTAGttttagggactaaaccgcaagcaaaaagtaatttAAAGGAACTCAGACCAAAAAAAATTTACagaaacgaaaataaaaaactcactaacttacagggatcaaaagtgcatttaagtcttaaaaaaataaatttgatttatAAAGGGATCAAAAGTGCACTTAAgccttaaaaaaataaatttgatttataatttGTTAGGGGAGAAGTATTTCTTTATGTATcttccatattttctaattttcttttcaattttgttatttcttttatatattttatattattttctttataatatttttgtgttgattttgtgctttttttttttaataaaaattaatttatatttattatttttttaaatgtcatCAAAAGTCATGTTATTCCTTGAATTGTGGTTAGTAAGGTTTAGAttacttttttatttaataacCTATTTAGCCCGAGTATTGGCTTTTTGATTGCAAATTCTATGAgtgaagttaattttttttagtcctttcttcttAAGGATTTTAGAGATGGAAGGATCATTTGTTCTTGATGGATTATGCCTGCCGCTTGTAGCTTCTTCTCCTTCATCATCGTGACTTTTGTAGTTTCTTTTAAACTCTACATTGTGAATCTCTATTTTAAAGCTATTAAAATGGACTATCTAACCCTAAACAAATTGATCCTCACAGACCTAAAACTTTATAAGGTAGGGTCAAAATGTTATGTTATAATATAGACTTGAAATATAATATCTGAGCACGGTTATAAAAGGATTATGAACTACTTGGTCCTAAACATGTCATTTGTTTATTACTTTTTGTTTCATTGTGGAACCAGAAATGGAGAAGATTGGTGAAACTACGGCGAAGGAAAGCTTCATAAGAAATTCAATGATGCAATATTGTGGTTCGAAGGTTGCGATTGTTGTGCCACTTGAATCAGAGACATTGATCTTGAATCAACATCGTCAATCGGTGTCGATCTCGAATCGACGTTGCTAATCTTCGATATGACGGATTAAAGGGGGTACCTGCAAAGTTAGCACTCCAACACCCAAGTCAGTTTAGGATTTAAGATAATTGTAGTGAAAGTGGAGATTAGAGATTGTGTACCTGGAAACCTTTTGTAAAGGTATTTATACCTAGGGATTAATGGAAGGGCGACATAAATGGTCCCGATCTTATTAGGCCTTTGGCTGGCAAGGAATAGTTTCCCCCAAGACTCATCAAGTACTCTCGATACCGATGGAGTCTTTTAGCAATCATGATCCATTTTCAGGAATTGTTGCCTATACATCAACAGGCAAGCATTGCTTTGGTTATGCCAAAGCATAATGGGGAACATGAGCATTAAATGTAGTTCCATCATTAAAATGTTTCGACATTTTCTTTTTACATGTGACCTGAAAAGGTAGAGGGTGGCGTGACGCAGCTTGCTGTGCATTTAAGTATACTTTATTTTGCTTGTGTTCCCATGAGGAAATATGGGCATTGATCCACACTTGCTTATTACTTTTAATTTGATCCCCCCCCCCATTGTCTTTGCATTTATAAGGATAAAGAGAATATGGAGAAACGTTTTGCAATCTTGTGGACTGAGTTTCACTTGTTTCCTTTGAGTCTTCCCCTCTTGTTTAAGAGGATTTATATAGAAGTTGCCGTTGTCGTGCATTCAAAGCTTCAAAGCTTCGATTTTCGgccttcttttttctttcctaCCTTCAACCTTACATTTCAAGGTACATTTTCTTCACCTTAGCTTTTCATTCAAGCATTTATTGTATTTTTGTTGCGATGTGTGATAGCCCTATTAACGTAGATAGTGATTCAAAGGGTAGTGTTTCTTCCTCTTCGAGATGGAGAATGGAGACTACATCGCATTCTCTTCCCTATGCTAGTAAGGATTTTGAATTGGAGATCACTTCTTTGATTGAGGATTCCAATACAGAAGGATTGTCTGAGGACTCATTTTGTGAGAAAACTTTGTCAGGCGACCTTACAAGAACTCTCATATTAGAGAAAATCGGTGAGGGCGAAGATCCCGTTGAAAAACCAATGCCTTCTCCTATCTTGACTGAGGCAGAAATAGAAGTTGCCCAACAAAGAAGGGAACATGCTGGTAAATTTGTTCAGTTTCATCAAATGAGGAATGGTCACGAGCCTAGCGATGCTAAAATCACAAATCATTTGGAGTGTCGGGGGAATGTCCCATTCTATATCTTGGATCAACCACCACGATCACTTTAAAGCTGATGAATTGTCCCGAAGAGGACATCAATTGGTTTAGCCAAATAACACCAATTAATATCACTGGATGGTTTCCAAAGTGTTTGGGACTCCTTCCACCTAAAGCATTGTTGAGGCTATAGACAATGCTGATATTATGGTCGATAATCCCTCAGACTGGTTGACTCTCCCAGTGGGCCCGACAGAGAGGATATACAACTCTTTTGAAGGTTGTTCGATTCCTTTATACAAATGCCTCTTTAATAGTCTGGGTATACGTTTTCCCTTTTTTGGGTTCGAGGTGGCCGTGTTGAATCGCTTAAGAGTTGCCCCCTCACAACTTTATGCGATTTCATGAAGGTGTTTCAACTATGTGTTGAGCATAATTCTTGGGAACCTTctctatagcgcttttttacctCTTTTATGCAGCCCACACCTCTCAGGATGAAACTTGGAATCAAGGATTGATCTTATTTCGCCCTCAAGTCCCTTGGTTCGACTCTTTCATCAATGACTAGGGTGATTTACTTGAATGTTTCATGTTGGTGAAACCTGTTACTCCTCAGGCTCACtttgcatttttttatatttggaCCCGGTAGAATTTGCTTGCCCTTGTAAGAGCGATTTTTTGAAATACTGGACTAGAACTCATTTTCGCCAGCCACTTTCTTTTTGAAATACTAACAACTCTATTCACATCGTCGTATCACTCTTGTAGTGACATCAACATAGTCAACATAATCAACTTCGTCATATTATGGTGTATTATTCCTCATTTACGGTACCCAACAACAACATCACGGCAACAGGAAAAAATTACTATCATATCAGTCCAGGAGTACAACTCAACTAATAACCACACAACTCACCATCAACCACTAACCACAATAATATCCTTATAAAATTAGCAAACATCTATTAGTAAACATAGTGTTCTGGCACAACATTCCTATATCAACAATCCACCCAATCAAATGTGTAGGTCAAGACATCTCATTCCCATAGGCTCTTGAGATTCTTAATCCTTCACTTTTAAAGAATCGTACGCGTATAGCAATTACATcacatcacgcttcagctgcgcaacCCTGACCATCCACCTTAAATCACCATATTCATTAACAGTTCCGTCAACCATCCAATGCACTAGTCACAATCTAGTTTTGGACTTTCTCTAACATTTACCACAAAATCGTTATTCAATGTGATATTCTCAATCTTCCACCTTGCGACGTTAGCTCGCATATAAACTCGCTACTCTAAATTGTCCAATACGCCTCCACTCTTTCTTAGCTACTCCTTTATTAATTCACACAACTGGTGAGCGACTATCCTCACGACATAATCATCAATCGCTTTACAcactattaagatagcaagatAAGTCTATGCCATCCGACACGATCTCGTCTACCATCaataagagattaagggtgatcaattcctcaatttgtcaatagatagccgacaaccataatggagcaTAAACATTCATTACCAAACTATAATAGCGTTCATTTAGAACTTGTACTCTAGTCACATAAAGCACCATAATCTCCCTTGAGGTTTACAATTCCTTCCATAATTTCCTTCTTATTCGATCTCGTCGATGAGACACCAACGCTCAACTTATTACACGGTCCTCACTACACTCCCTTAGCACCACACAAAGGTTAAGTATTCTCCAACTCAAGAATTGCTACTATACTAGTACATTACCCTTTGTCTCATTCCAATCGCaatctaaaatatatttaatttattttaaaaaatatattaaaagagttaaattaatttaaagtgGAAGGTTATAGGTGGTTATCTCTTTTCCCCATAGGAATGTAAGATTCTCACTCTTTTGCATGGGAATAAAAAATATCTAATTCATGTGTAAATCATATTCCCAAGAATAAAAGATACCCGGGTAAAATTTAATAAAACTTGAAACAAATGTGGAAATATGATTTCCAACCTCACACATTCTTGGGAATAAAATTCAAATCCATGAAACAAACACAcaaacatataaaaatataaaatacaaaaaaaaaaaaaaaccctttctCTTAGGCTATGTTTAGATTGGTGATATGAGATGGAATGGAATGGTATGGTATGATAATTAATGAGATTTCATCGTTTGGATTTATAAATAATGAATGGAATGGAACATGATGGAATCCATTTCATCTCATTCCATCTAATTCCCCATTTTTTGTTTCATCCAATTTGGGTGTATGTGATGGAAtgagaaattttaaataaaataaccaaaCAATGAAATAGGATCTTTATTCCGTTCCGCTCCACTCCGTTATGTTTCATAAATCCACGCGTAGACTTGTTATGTTTTACATAGAAAAATTGTTTATTTAGTTAATGTTAAAAAAAGTAATCAAAAAAATGATATTATTAGAATACTTAGGATTATTTCTTTGTGCTTTCAAATTCAAGCCCATTTAGCATATCCCAACGTCCTTGATGCAACcccaatgttttttttatttcctacctattttcttttttaattttaattttcatataGTTTTTATGAATTAGATAATCTTAGCTTAAGTTTTATTAGGTTACttattgaaatattttattcattttttgtatttaatttaattaggctcatttttaattaagatagttagactattaatttatatattattttaaattattcgtgtaaatatattcacttgtAAATAAAATCCGATTAATCTACCCTGTACATAAGGAAAAAAATAAACACTCTTATATCCTAAAACTCATTCAATTCATACAAACTAATCTTTTCACTCTGTGCGATAACCAAAACACTTCTCGTCTCCATGCAATTAATCAAGTTCAAACACTTTTCAATACTAAAAAAATATCAACCAAACAATATGAACTACGGTACTATGACTTCTTCATTGTATTAGAGGATATGTAGGCATAGGATTTCAAAACCTAGCGAgtataacaataaataaaaaagctaatatTTAACATGATTCttatcttaaaaattaaaatatcaataaaccAATAATTTTCCTATAAAATTGATATAGGTGAATTTACATTTTCCGTATCCATAAATCATCAAAACCTATAACAAATCTAAACTTAAAGGGTCCCCTTGAATACATGGGAGATGAAGGTTGTCTAACACCTTTTCTCTGTCTAATCGACTTACGAACGTAGAATCTATGAACTTTAGGGTAATTCATTTAATTCCCTTCCCTTAGGATAAAAACTAATAGTGGCGACTCTCAATGGCGGTGTCAGGAATTTTAGgcagcctgggcaaaaactttacaccattgattactcatctgttttaattttcacaccatATTTTTACTAAATTTGTCCCTAATTTTGCTCCTAGTTTTGTCTAAAAACCGACTATTAAATTGgggggagtacaaagaaaatagaggTTGAGCTCGGACGCATGCCTGAGCTCGTTGGGCCTTGGAATCGCCCTTGGCGACTCTCTAAAAATTTTAAGTCGGTTGCTACAATGTCACATCTGTCGAAAAGGTCTACCTGTCGTCAAATTTATGATTTGGTGTCGAAAACATGACTTAATTATCTGCTTTTAACATTTATATTCATCTCATATCCCATACACATGTCAAAATACTAAGCTAAAAATCTCAGGCTAACACGCTAATTATATCATTCTCAGTCTTAGTGATCATTAGAATAAGGTATGTATCCTGAATTCAATAATAATGATAacaaaaatagtaataataagagATATGTTAACCAGTGTTTTTGAAGCACTTTTTAAGTTATTAAAGTAgtcagttttttttaaaaatacgtaTATTTAATGTATTGAAAATTGGAATATtgacttttgtaaaaaaaaaaattttttttagtattcttaAAGAGTATGCTGAGGGCACTTGTTAACAtgaccctaataataataataataataataataataataataataataataataataataataataataataataataataataataataatacactcTTTCTAATTTATGTATTTCTGCACTTAAATTTATGTTCATGCATTTAatttttctctatattttttaaatctacaaacttaaatttatattaataaatttgttaATTTAAAACCCCTTAAATTTAAAATGGACGCGTGAATCTAATCACtaaaactaaaattttgttttctttgaaatcattaaaaaaatgaaattgaaatcaATGTTTTGAATTTCACAAAAATTATAGTAAAAAACATATTAACCTAATAATATTTATAGTCAAAATTCATTTTCACTTTTGAAAGGGCAAATACAATTTATTCTCATATTTCAAGTGATATCAACAACAAAATCAGACAACTTTTTTACAATCTCATCAATAAAAGTTAAACTaactaattaaaaaacaattaaactaaTATAACAACTAGCATAAAAATTTATATCATTTTCTCaactataatttaaaataaattattataatatatattataataaattattataatttaatttaatttatcatattttgtcaaaataaatttttaatatatttaaaatttaataaaaaaataaacttatttacaaCCATCCATCACACGAGTCTTAATTTAGTTACTCAATAAATTTCAAATAcactattattaaaaaatttaaattgaatcTAACTTAAATTTTCTAGAATATGACTTATAAGATAAAAATTAACCCATTTTTAAACACATCATAAACTATATGGGACTCTTTAAGATACTTTAACATTATGATCCCATTTTTAAACACATTGTCAAATATGTAGGACTCTTAAGTTACTTTAAGTTGGTCCCCTCTTCTTGGAAATGATTTTTCCTGGCACCCCATCACTAGATACatatgagaatttctttcttcacCTCCCTATGAGCTGACCTCCCAGGGAAAACCTCTAAATACCCCTACttcgaaaatacatttttgaaattttttttttttaaatttttttcagaattcgaaaatgcattttcgaaatcccATTTTTTGGATTTCGGAAGTACACTTCCGGAAAAACGCACAAGTTTTGAAGTATAGAATTATTTTGAAATGGTGCTTTAAAATTAAGATCTTCAAAGATTTatactatttattagttaataaagACAAATATATCGATTTTAATTATAGGGAACAACCATTTCAAATTTTGGACAGATGAAATAAAACATCTTATAAATAGAATAAGTACATTCCTTTTAGAATAAAAAaagatatattaataattttggaaatttgttatattgaattaataatgatACATAAATTAGAATGAATTTATTATATTAGAATGACCCAAAACCTGCCATATTCAGttcattttatttctatcaattaataaatttttttcattttgatactttgtttctttattcttttgaatctatcaactattatttttagtatattaaaaaaattataaattttgattcCTCCAAATTATTTgctactattttaatttaatttttttttgcaaagttTCACGTGGTGCACTTGTgtatttcaaatgatttttttatgacatttcatcaatacaaatttaaattattattagtttaataattttcctatttaatttttaaattttattaatttatttataaatttgagttaagttttaattgttaaaattaaaattttaattgtatttttttaataaattttattacttttagatattttataattaatgtaataaattttaattaaaattatattttgtaattaagtattaaactatttatatttataatttagctattttataattaacgtaATAACTTTTAGATAATATCAATAATTTAGTTAAATAGttacaattttataaataacttatttaataattcaactatttactttttaaatagttaataatagttaaaaaataaattaataaagattaaaattataaataattaaattagtaaaataataatattttaaagttttatcaaTGGTATATAAAATACTCACGATACTTGTATATTcagtatattaaaatatatataaattttttgattaatttatatgTTCTAATGATTATTTGATGACATAtcattgataaaatatatattaaaaaaataaattaagattaaaaaataaacaattaaattaatagaataataatattttaaagttttatcaaaataaaaagaattaatatttgaaaagaaaagattgaataattatttttactaatttaaagttttatgtataaaattaaagtaccaaaatgaaaagaattaataATTGACAGACataaatataattgaatacaacagtttattttcttcaattctatttaaattaaagaataaaattagtATTTATATGTATAATTATACTAGATATTcacataaattttaattatattcacTTAACAAAGTACTATTTACATTTACTACTATAATTTCTAtcaaattgattttatatgaaataaaaagtttcttttaatttttttaaaatattctcattgttttttaattttattaaaattaaattttattctattcaattaaaataaagtatcaaataatttatttgtaaataaagtaATAGTGCataaaaaaatgttgaaaaaatttaattataaataataactacaaaatattttaatttaaaaaaagatgttaataattattattatattttaatgataatgatatatatttaataatatcttttaattaatacatttaattataccattaattgtattgattctcctttattttaattttttaataattattaaattttttcggaaatgcatatccgaaacattccaagactaaaaattggaatatttcggatatgcatctccgaagatacCCCTCTCCAAAAACAAAAggtgatttcgaaaatgcatctcccaAAACATATTCCAAGactaaaaattggaatatttcggatatgcatctccgaagatacCCCTCTCCAAAAACAAAAggtgatttcgaaaatgcatctcccaAAACACTTTTTgtgtgttttcggagatatatctccaaaaacacttttttttgtgtgttttcggaagtgcacttccgaa encodes:
- the LOC131600668 gene encoding GCN5-related N-acetyltransferase 7, chloroplastic isoform X2 gives rise to the protein MTLISSLCSFPPIHSSPSSAFPNSASTFSNHNTISNFKPQIQSSSSSTNVCTQKIDTSLITIAESFYDDELWAASSLRIRSFNEFRPDTYGVQFSTFGEDRIVVGSLDLNQCLSLPDEIVGMKPKASGADTTRAYLSNVCVARELHRNGLAYDLLEKSKLVARNWGITDLYVHVAVDNEPAKKLYMKSGFVYESDEPAWQARFLDRPRRLLLWMGLSVS
- the LOC131600668 gene encoding GCN5-related N-acetyltransferase 7, chloroplastic isoform X1; amino-acid sequence: MTLISSLCSFPPIHSSPSSAFPNSASTFSNHNTISNFKPQIQSSSSSTNVCTQKIDTSLITIAESFYDDELWAASSLRIRSFNEFRPDTYGVQDHAKYLTEREFEALKERISGKRIGFRRVSCINASLPVSHISGIYDDLCSSCKFSTFGEDRIVVGSLDLNQCLSLPDEIVGMKPKASGADTTRAYLSNVCVARELHRNGLAYDLLEKSKLVARNWGITDLYVHVAVDNEPAKKLYMKSGFVYESDEPAWQARFLDRPRRLLLWMGLSVS